From Streptomyces sp. SAI-135:
CATGATCCGGCCGCCGCCACCGACTTCCGCCAGTGGTGCCAGAACGTCCTGAAGCCGGCCGTCCAGTCATGACCGACGCGTGAGTCGGTGCCCGGCACAGCCGCCAAAGGCACACGGGGCCGCTCTTCCTCGCGTCGTCCTAGCCGCGCGAGTCCCGCCCCACCGTCTCCGCGGCGGCGGACGGGGCCGAAGACGGGACTGCCGATGCCTTGGTCCGCAGGGCGCGCTCGCAGTGCGGCCAGTCGTGGAAGTCCTGGTCGCGGGACCACAGACGTTTGGCGGCCTGGATGTTCCACTCGGGGTCCAGCGCCCTGAGCGGAGTCCCGCCCAGCTCACGCAACCGGGTGTCGGAGATCTGGAACAGGCCCCAGTTCCTGCTGCCGTTGGTGTTCGGCAGGATGTGCAGAGGGTCCAGGAACGACTGGCAGTCGGCGATGGCGACGGCGTCGTCCGGTGTCTCGGCGAAGACCTCACGGATACGCTGGCGAACCTTCTCCGGCTGCCAGGTGTCCATACGGGCCTTCGACTCGTAGAGCGCCTTTTTGGTGGCTGTCGTGACGACGCCGTTCGGCGGGAGGCCGGCGACCACCTGGAAAGCCGTCACTCGGCGCAGTGTCTGCGGACCGAAGTCGCCGTCCACGTCGATGACGGCGCCGTGACGTTCGAGCAGCGTCTGTACTTCGCGTACGCACTCGTCGTGCTGGCCCATGCTCACGACGGGCGAGCAGACGGAGGAGAACAGGGTCCGTGAATCTGACGTGTCGGCCGGCTCGTCGTGGGTGGAGGCCAGGGACATGGCCCAGCCGACGGTCCCGAGAACGGTGACGGCGGCCGCGGCGGTCAGAGCGACGGCCCGACGATTCGCCGGGAGGCCGGCGGGCTTCGTCCTCGGCTCGTGGCTGCCGGGCGCGGGAGCGGGATCCGTGGGCAACTCCCGGTGCGCGGTGGCGGGTTCCTGTTCCGTCGCGGTTGGTGCCGGGTCGGTGGCTACGGCCGCTGCCTGTCCGGCCTCGGCCTCCTCACCCAGGACATCGCCGTGCACGGTCTCTTCCTGCGGCACCCGTCTCTCGCGTTCCGTGTCGGCGAGAGCCCACAGCCGGTGCAGTTCGCGCAGTTCGGCGGAGGTGGCGCCGCAGGCGGTGGCGATGCGGTGCACCGCGCCGTAGTCCTGCGGGACCGAGGAAGCCGCGCAGTAGCGGTGGAGGCTGGAACGGCTGATGCCGGCTCGCTGCGCGAGAGCGTCGTAGCTGAGCCCGGATCTCTTCTTCAGCGCACGCAGTTGAGCGGCGAGCCGCTCAACTTCCTTGTACTGGTTCATGGAGAACCCCCCTGTTTTGTTCGGACACGCCCGCCCGTCCCGGCTGCGTATCGGCGCGTGCCGACGGCCTGACGTTCCGCCGGCTGGGGACGTGGTCACGGTCCCGGCGGTCCAATGTGCCAGAAGTTCCCCGACCGAGCCGGAGGTTGGCCGTTGCGGATGCCGTCGGTCGCTCCGCCCGCATCCCACGCGCATCCCAACCGCTTCATGAACACACAGCTCAGACGGGGAGTGGGAGTGTCAGCGTCCCAGGCCGGCCCATTCCGCTTGCCTGGATCCGCCGGG
This genomic window contains:
- a CDS encoding helix-turn-helix domain-containing protein; the protein is MNQYKEVERLAAQLRALKKRSGLSYDALAQRAGISRSSLHRYCAASSVPQDYGAVHRIATACGATSAELRELHRLWALADTERERRVPQEETVHGDVLGEEAEAGQAAAVATDPAPTATEQEPATAHRELPTDPAPAPGSHEPRTKPAGLPANRRAVALTAAAAVTVLGTVGWAMSLASTHDEPADTSDSRTLFSSVCSPVVSMGQHDECVREVQTLLERHGAVIDVDGDFGPQTLRRVTAFQVVAGLPPNGVVTTATKKALYESKARMDTWQPEKVRQRIREVFAETPDDAVAIADCQSFLDPLHILPNTNGSRNWGLFQISDTRLRELGGTPLRALDPEWNIQAAKRLWSRDQDFHDWPHCERALRTKASAVPSSAPSAAAETVGRDSRG